The following DNA comes from Gemmatimonadaceae bacterium.
CGAACCCAGCGCCCCACGCCCACCTTCCCAGCGAAAGCTGGGATCCATTTGTCCTCGGCACACTCGCGATCGGCTGCCTCGGGCGCCAATGACCGCAACAACCAAAGCCTTCAACTCGGAGGACGCACGGAGGAACGGAGGTCCACGGAGGAGTTCAATCGCCGTGATCTCCTCCGTGGGCCTCCGTGTCTCCGTCTACCTCCGTGTCATGACGATCTTGACCTTGAACTCCCTGGCCCTACGCATTTGCTGCGTCTGGCGCGGGCTCGCGGGGACTCGGGGGCGCTTGAAGATCAAGAGCCTTGAACACGGAGGACACACGGAGGAACGGAGGTTCACGGAGGAGTCCAATCGCCGTGATCTCCTCCGTGTCTCCGTCTACCTCCGTGTTGTAGCGCCTTTGAACTTGAACTTCCTGGCCCGACGCTACTCCGGGTTATCGCGCCCTTGACCTCGAACGTCCCGGCCCTGCGCTACTTGAGCTGGAAGGTCGCCCGCACCACGGCGGTCACGTCCTTCTCGATGCTCGAGACGTCGCTCACGCCGTAGTCCGAGATCTCGGTGGAGAAGCGCGGCGTGATCTGGAAGACGCCCATGCGGGCGTCGCGCACCGCGCCCACGGTGCGATCGGTGCTCTTGGCGATCGCCTCGGCGCGCTGCTTGGCGTCGCGGGTGGCGTCCTCGAGGAGGCCGGCGCGGATGTCACCGAGCTTGGTGTAGAGATACTCGGGGCTCGACGGCTGCAACGGGACGCCCTCGGCGATGAGCGCGCTCGCCTGCTGCGAGACTTTGGTGACGCCGTCCACGTCGTAGCTGCGGATCTCGAAGGCCTGCGAGAGGCGCGTCGCGATCACGCGTCCGGTCTCGCGACCGTCGGGAAGCGTCTCGGAGACGCCGCTCGCCTCGACGGGCCGCACCGTGAGGAGCGAATCGGCGACTCCCTGCT
Coding sequences within:
- a CDS encoding SIMPL domain-containing protein, whose translation is MDDRRFQHLYGLGAVAVAILLGLFFVSGALKDIRKGNEEVTVTGSARRPIRSDFVVWRFTVSVQSSSMVAASQELSRGTARVRAFLKEQGVADSLLTVRPVEASGVSETLPDGRETGRVIATRLSQAFEIRSYDVDGVTKVSQQASALIAEGVPLQPSSPEYLYTKLGDIRAGLLEDATRDAKQRAEAIAKSTDRTVGAVRDARMGVFQITPRFSTEISDYGVSDVSSIEKDVTAVVRATFQLK